In Fusarium falciforme chromosome 9, complete sequence, the sequence CTCCTCGTGATGCCACAGCGACATAGTTTGGCGTCTCCATAACCCTGCGACTGGCAAACGCCAGACGGCCTAGTCGGGCGACTCCGACATCAGCAACAGCTGGCTTGAGTAGCTCGAACATTGTGAGGGTCGATTCCTGCTGAGAGTCTCCAGTAGCAGGTTGGGTCATCTTGTCATGGTTGAGTCAGATTGACGTGAAGAAAGTTTGTCAACTGAGATTGGCGAGATTGTGTAATATCGTCCCGGGATAATAATCagaaagaataaaataagccCAAATGAGAAGAATAGAACGAACCAGTCGCAGTCGCACTGTCTATCGCCGAGTCAAAGCACCAGGTCTCAATCCTCACGAGATGCTTCTTGGAGTTTGGACAAGGATTAATCGATCGCCATTCATGTCAGTGTCGGTGCGCACTGTGCTCACAGTGCCCCCAATCGCCGAAGATGATCCGACATCTGGTGGCTTGTGGCGCAGGACAGGGCAGGCAGGCACCCGAACACGGCGCCTCGTACCTGCTTTCTTGGGACCCCGACTTCGGGCGGGAGCTACACCCCGGCCCGCGTGGGAGAAGGCGAGGCCAGCCAATGGAAGCTTACGGCAGACAAACGTTTGCAACACTTTGCGAGTGACAACGGCGCGGCAAGTATCAATATTCTGAGGGCATCGTCGTTTGGGTGGATGGTATGCAATTCATGCGATACAGCCACTGCTTCACCTTACCTTCCTTCAATCCTCACCTGCCCCGCGTTCCCATTAAAGGTGCATCTGGAACGAACACGAGGCTGACAAGGGGGGGTCGCTCGGCGATAAGATCCATCAGTGAGATTCTCCACCCGCTGGCTCCGCTGGGCGGGCATCGGGTGCTCCGGAAAGGCAAACCCTCAGTCCAAGTCcacgccatcgccaagaaggCGGGCTGAGGCGACTCTCTCTTGCTTCCGCTGCTTctccgcctcttcctctactTCTTAACAAGACCACAAACCATGGTGGGTTatgacgaggaagaatcACAACCTCTAATGGCCGGCCACGACGAAGTCGACATCGAAGTCAGGCCCGTTAGTGGCACTGACAGCGACAGCGAAAGAGACCAACAACGAGAACGAGGCACGCGACCAACCGATGCAGGCCATCCGGACGCACCGCTCGAGACACAGTCGAATCTAGAGATCGACGACAACGATCCCCCTACACCGCGCTTCATACAAGACGAGGGATCGTGGAAGCGCTGGAGATGGGTCCCGTACCCCGTCCGTCGAGTTTGGAAAAAGGTCACCAAGTGGTCTCGCGGCCCTACGAGTCCTCAGCCTCATCGCATTAAGCCCTTCTTCCCGATTGTCCAAGAGTACCCTCTCTGGCTCGTCGAACGATTCATCCCCAAGTTCAAGCACCGCGCTTGGCTTGTCTTTTTCTATCTCTCCATATGGGTCGTCACATTTGCGCTTGTCAAGCGCAAGGACACCATCGCCAGCGAGATTGAGGGTTGGGGCAGGCCCCAGACTATCGGCTGCGGCGTCACATACTGGGGAGCAGGAAACCTGTGCGGCATTGATGGAAGCGACTGTCGCCCCTTTAACGGCACTGGGTTTCCGTTCAAGTGTACCGGCAATTGCGAGGCCTATCATGTTCTGAACCCCAGAGCTGTGGGAGATCAAGAGGTCATCTATCGATCCATGGTCGTGGGAGGTCCTTCGACAAACGGAGATGACGATGCCGTCTACCGCGGAGACTCGTTTGTCTGTGGAGCTGCCATCCACGCCGGTGTCATCTCCAACGCGAGAGGAGGCTGTGGCGTGGTTGAGCTGGTCGGCCGCGATAAGAACTATGTCTCCTCGAATCGCAACGGGATTAAAAGCGTAGGTTTTGACTCTTACTTTCCGCTTTCCTTCCGCTTCACTCAAGGCATTGAATGTTCTGCGGCCGACATGCGATGGGCTCTGCTGGCTATCTCGGCCGTCTTTACTGGTCTCCTTTCGCTCTTCACCAACTCGCCGGCTCTGTTCTACTTCCCAACGTTCATCGGTATTTTCTGGACAGTCGGCATGGCGTCGAACCCGCCCCCATATTCGAGAGTGCCAGCTCTCTTCTCCAACCTGATCGGCAAGTTCCTGCCCGCCATGTTTTGCGCCTGGGTCATGTACGACAAGATGGGCATCCGGCGGACTTTGCGTGGTCTAACAGCCCAGGTCGAAAAGACGATTCTTTGGTTGGGCGCCTGCTGGGTGGGAGCCATGGAGAACTACACGCTCAGCTTCATTCCTATCCAGAGGCTCAACAAGCACGATCTCGACCAGCAGCCGGGCGCTAGAGCCGCCCTGGCCATGATCATCCTCCTATTGatcgtcatcatctcgaTGCAGGTGTGGTTCTTTAGGCAAGAAGGACGCCTCATCAAGTATTTGAAGCTCTACATACTGTTTGTGGGTTCTATTCTCATTTCGCTTGTCATCCCAAAGCTCAGCTTACGACTTCACCATTACATCCTTGCTCTCCTGCTATTACCGGGGACAAGTATGCAAACACGACCATCATTACTGTTCCAGGGGCTTCTTGTTGGCCTCTTCATCGCCGGCATCGCGCGATGGGGCTTTGATCCGGTGCTGCAGACGTCGGAGGAGCTACAGGGCGACGCGCAAAAGGGCACCCGTCTCCCTGTGATTCCCACGCCGGTTATCGACCTTGCCAACAGCACTGATACCTTGTCGACCATCACCTTCAAGTGGGAGGAGCCGCCAGACCAGATGTTTGACGGCATCAGCATCTTGGTCAACGACGTGGAACGGTTCAGGTCGTACTTTGGCGACGAAGACCAGGAGCGTAGCTTCGTCTGGAAGAGAAACAACACCCTGGATCTGCCGGAGTACTTTAGGTTTGCATACATGGATGGCAGCGACAGCGGAGACTATACCAAGGCCGGCACCTGGACGGCAGATGGCGAGTGGCAGAAGATGAGACCGGGTCCGTCGCGGGTCAAGGCCCGAAGTCTGGAAAGAGACCTGCTGGTCCGGCGTTGATCATGATACACGTCTGTTTGGACACTTGTGCTTGTGCATTTACTGCTTTATACCACAGATCACTGTCATTTACACTAGGTATTGGCGTTGGGTAGTCACGTTTCAGGGACGAATACCATGCTTCTCGCCAGTCTTTTGAGGCTGGCTTCACGACACTCTCTTGACGACAAAAATGTTTGTATTTGGTTACATGTACTTCTATCTTGAATGGAGTAGATAGGTTATTCGACAGACATTTATACCAGCTAGGTATATCTTGACATGAAAATCAAATGGATAGTTAGAGGGGGCCGTATAAAACTAGCTTTGCCTTCTAggctttctcttttcttgtgCCGAGACTAGTGTTGTGTTTAACACCGACTAACAAGCTCATTTTTGGTCTCGGAACTGCTTCAAACGAGAGCATCTTGGCTAGAAGTACTTAAGATCCAGCCATATGTAGTATTCTATATCCCATATCCCTAATCTTCATGATCGAGCTCCTTACACCAATGCCTGGCCACTACCACCCACCGCTCCTTAACCTATCCGCAAAGAATTGCATCAAAGGCAGCACCTCCTCTCTATTGCTCGGCATAGCCACTTCGCGTCTCTTCCACTGCACAACTCTCACATCCTCAAACTCTCTCTTGACCGCGTCAACAGCGTCCTCTTCTAGTTGACACACCAACACGCTTGTCCGGCTCTTCTCGCGGCTGCTGATTGTAGGCACCATGGACTGTGGCAAAGGTCCACCGATAGAGACTACACCCTTAAATTGAGATCCCTTCTTCTCGCCTTCGGTGATATCGGTCACGCGAGCTGGTTGTCTGAGAGAAGATGCCAGACCCAACGCAAGAGAACCACCCTGACCAAATCCAAAGAAGATGATATCGCTCATCTCCCACCCACACTTTTCAATAAGCACCTCCCCAATCAACTTATCCATAATTGCCCTCTTCGCCCTCTCAAACCCAGGATCATCAGCAAGCTCCCCGGTGCCGGGGTCCACAGCCAAGTCGTCACCCCAGTGGAAGCCTGGCCTCTCAGACCCTAAAAGCGCAGGCGGGAGGACCTCTGTGCCGCGTACGGATATGGCGAGGACGCCGGGGAGGTTGAGATTGCGGGCGAACGAGGCAAAGGGGACGTCGTGGTCGCCGAGGccgtggaggaggatgaggaaggtTGTGGTGGACTCTGGCGGGGAGGGGAAGTGGAGGGTATgtgggagggaggggaggaggggggagaAGTCGGCTTCTGTGGGGATACGAGGGGGCATCTTGTCGGTTGTAGCTTTCTGAGTTGAGTTTGGGGTTGTGATGATTGAGatgtgatggtgatgttgttttgtggtgttgaagatgacggtAGAGTGGGGCTTGTTTGGGTTTGCTTGTACAACATCCCTGACAAGGCATCACACTTTATAGATAAAACCTGCAGCTCAACATGAACAATCGTCCATTATTTCATTAGTAGGAACCATAATGAATATGTTTGATAGCCACCCTTGAGAGGCCATTCGAGGAAGTAAAAGCAGAATATGACGCTTGAACTGAAGCAACATATCGAACAATGGGCTCAGATTAACCTTTCAAGCATGCATATTCTAATGGCTTTGGAACCTTTCTTGGAACAAAAAGTCTGCGAACTCATTTATTGGTGAGGACGTAAATCAGCTCAAGGGTATCATATTCATTCATCACGAAAatcccatcttctcctcccgACATCCCGTCTGCAGCATCTCAGCCAAGATATCCCACTTTGCCGATTGCACATCgctcgccgccctcgccaCGCTCCGCAACCCACCGCACACGAACCGCAAGTGTCTGTCAAAGtcggccttgatctccttgaggGCCGCCATGAAGGGCTTCCCCCGCCGCGGCCGTCCCCTTGGCTCGTCTAGGTCAGAGTCGCTGCTGTCGACGTATCTGGACTTTAGACCTGGTGTTCCTGGCGTGGGGGAGAGGTCTCTGGCTGAGAGCCGTGAGACATGCTGCATTCTCTGTGCCTCCTTGGCTGCGTTGGCTGTCTGTGCTTGTTCCAACTTGATGGCGAGGTCAAGTATGTCGAGAAAGCATTCTCGAATAGGGGTCAGCCGACTACCAAGACatgcctcatcaacaacttGCTTCATGAAAGCAGCATGCACGGCAATCATGGCGTCCACATCATGAGCGCCTCGCATCTCTTGTCTCATCTTTGCGCAGTTGGGCGCTAAGACCAGCGTCGCTAGATACGTCTGAAGAGTTGTGCAGAACCAGAGGAGGTTGTTGCGCAACGAATAATAGAACGCCTCTTCATCCCAGTTCTCACCATCTGTCCAGTAACACTCGAGCAGCTTTCGCTTATGCAACACATACAGAGCCCTCTTCAGCTGTAGAAGCAGCGCAAATATGGCGTCATAGTGCGCATTGCTGTCTTCTGTCAAGATCATCCGGATTGGCCAGGCCAGTCGATAATTGACTCTGATGGTCGGCAACGCAGCTTTGACCGAGTCTCGAGCTGACAAGACAGGGATGCGCAACCCTCCAGGAGTCACATTCACAGATACTCTCGTCATGTCGACGAGAGACGTAAACGCCTCCTGTGCCACACTCGTGAGGCTGTAGCGGTTGTGCCAGCCAGTATTCAAAGTGTCCAGTTTGTCAAAGAGGTGGCTTGTCCAATGCTCAGTTGCAGAGCCGTCTGACATGAAATAGAGGTGCTCCATGGCGTCGAGGGCAGACCAGAGCCCACACTCCTCAAACAGAGCATTTCGAAGTGTTGTAGAAGTCGTGTTGTACTTGGTCtgtatccatccatcaaatGCCGCATCAAATAGTACCGAAAACGGTGCCAGATCAAGACCTTTAGGACACAGAGTCTCGTAGTCCAACGGAGGCTCCTGTACAGTCCACTCTGAACTCGTCGATACCCAGCGGCCCAGCCGCTTCAGGATGACGATGTTCTTGCCAGCATTGAAGATCTTGGCAGCCGCTGGTTGAAGGAACTTGGGCGCATGTAGCTTCCTGTCCGCTGATCGACGGAGTCTGAACTGTTCTCGCCAGATCTTGCTTGGAGAAACTTGGCTCGGCGCTTCTGACACGAAAAAAATCTTGTCCCCTGGAATGAGCTTGCCTTCTTCCATCCAGAGGCGAATCGGGCGGAGGTAGACATTGAAGCACTCGACAAAGATACGTGCCAGAAACTCGTAAATATCGAGCTTTCCAGAAAGTTGTGCCATGCTGGCTTCATCAAAAAGTAGCTCCAGGTAGCGAAACGTGCCCAGGTTTGGTACATCCTGAATCTGAGCGATGATACTTGAAAGCGAATACAGCGGCTCAAGGTCAGATACCAGATCCCTCTTGATCGCTAAAAGACTGACAATGGCGTCTTCCTTAGGAGCAACGAGTTTTGCTTCTATATTCGTCAACCTCCTGTCAAGGTCACGAAGCCTCATGGCCACTGTATCCTGGAAAACCTGCAGATGTGATGCACGCTGCGGGCGCTCAATGAAGCTGCGCAAAACGGCAAGCTGTCTCCCTGCCTCGGAAAAGTAGCTGATCAGAGCCCGGTGAGTGTCCCAGACAAGGTGCGCCATCTGGAACGCAGGATTCGCGGCGCCGTTTTCTCTAAACAGCGTCGTGTCAAGGCCTTG encodes:
- a CDS encoding LCCL domain-containing protein encodes the protein MVGYDEEESQPLMAGHDEVDIEVRPVSGTDSDSERDQQRERGTRPTDAGHPDAPLETQSNLEIDDNDPPTPRFIQDEGSWKRWRWVPYPVRRVWKKVTKWSRGPTSPQPHRIKPFFPIVQEYPLWLVERFIPKFKHRAWLVFFYLSIWVVTFALVKRKDTIASEIEGWGRPQTIGCGVTYWGAGNLCGIDGSDCRPFNGTGFPFKCTGNCEAYHVLNPRAVGDQEVIYRSMVVGGPSTNGDDDAVYRGDSFVCGAAIHAGVISNARGGCGVVELVGRDKNYVSSNRNGIKSVGFDSYFPLSFRFTQGIECSAADMRWALLAISAVFTGLLSLFTNSPALFYFPTFIGIFWTVGMASNPPPYSRVPALFSNLIGKFLPAMFCAWVMYDKMGIRRTLRGLTAQVEKTILWLGACWVGAMENYTLSFIPIQRLNKHDLDQQPGARAALAMIILLLIVIISMQVWFFRQEGRLIKYLKLYILFVGSILISLVIPKLSLRLHHYILALLLLPGTSMQTRPSLLFQGLLVGLFIAGIARWGFDPVLQTSEELQGDAQKGTRLPVIPTPVIDLANSTDTLSTITFKWEEPPDQMFDGISILVNDVERFRSYFGDEDQERSFVWKRNNTLDLPEYFRFAYMDGSDSGDYTKAGTWTADGEWQKMRPGPSRVKARSLERDLLVRR
- a CDS encoding Abhydrolase-2 domain-containing protein — translated: MPPRIPTEADFSPLLPSLPHTLHFPSPPESTTTFLILLHGLGDHDVPFASFARNLNLPGVLAISVRGTEVLPPALLGSERPGFHWGDDLAVDPGTGELADDPGFERAKRAIMDKLIGEVLIEKCGWEMSDIIFFGFGQGGSLALGLASSLRQPARVTDITEGEKKGSQFKGVVSIGGPLPQSMVPTISSREKSRTSVLVCQLEEDAVDAVKREFEDVRVVQWKRREVAMPSNREEVLPLMQFFADRLRSGGW
- a CDS encoding Spindle pole body component gives rise to the protein MAFAARLGALTGELVEAITLRSAETNLERFKAQREATLRTLRPNQYLRTNQFEVEHQLDGLEERFRVNGREALADALHERRGTLLETPSNFHPEILFLLLELSDQPTYYSKLSDLDLLKTGEDDAGLQLRWEDIAKEDGWEKDAAIWKSIKYSDSSDDEIYEDDSKSESEASTDPSEVQVLGRTAEDLIIHSEDIVQLNQIREAQEWRHEKPTDAYGHARKVSVTEFHIAREVLFMLQGLDTTLFRENGAANPAFQMAHLVWDTHRALISYFSEAGRQLAVLRSFIERPQRASHLQVFQDTVAMRLRDLDRRLTNIEAKLVAPKEDAIVSLLAIKRDLVSDLEPLYSLSSIIAQIQDVPNLGTFRYLELLFDEASMAQLSGKLDIYEFLARIFVECFNVYLRPIRLWMEEGKLIPGDKIFFVSEAPSQVSPSKIWREQFRLRRSADRKLHAPKFLQPAAAKIFNAGKNIVILKRLGRWVSTSSEWTVQEPPLDYETLCPKGLDLAPFSVLFDAAFDGWIQTKYNTTSTTLRNALFEECGLWSALDAMEHLYFMSDGSATEHWTSHLFDKLDTLNTGWHNRYSLTSVAQEAFTSLVDMTRVSVNVTPGGLRIPVLSARDSVKAALPTIRVNYRLAWPIRMILTEDSNAHYDAIFALLLQLKRALYVLHKRKLLECYWTDGENWDEEAFYYSLRNNLLWFCTTLQTYLATLVLAPNCAKMRQEMRGAHDVDAMIAVHAAFMKQVVDEACLGSRLTPIRECFLDILDLAIKLEQAQTANAAKEAQRMQHVSRLSARDLSPTPGTPGLKSRYVDSSDSDLDEPRGRPRRGKPFMAALKEIKADFDRHLRFVCGGLRSVARAASDVQSAKWDILAEMLQTGCREEKMGFS